A genomic segment from Callithrix jacchus isolate 240 chromosome 8, calJac240_pri, whole genome shotgun sequence encodes:
- the KIF23 gene encoding kinesin-like protein KIF23 isoform X3 has product MKPARAKTPRKPIVKKGSQTKDPVGVYCRVRPLSFHDQECCIEVINNATVQLHTPEGYRLNRNGDYKETQYSFKQVFGTHTTQKELFDVVAHPLVDDLIHGKNGLLFTYGVTGSGKTHTMTGSPGEGGLLPRCLDMIFNSIGSFQAKRYVFKSNDRNSMDIQCEVDALLERQKREAMPNPKTPSSKRQVDPEFADMITVKEFCKAEEVDEDSVYGVFVSYIEIYNNYIYDLLEEVPFDPIKPKPPQSKLLREDKNHNMYVAGCTEVEVKSTDEAFEVFWRGQKKRRIANTHLNRESSRSHSVFNIKLVQAPLDADGDNVLQEKEQITISQLSLVDLAGSERTNRTRAEGNRLREAGNINQSLMTLRTCMDVLRENQMYGTNKMVPYRDSKLTHLFKNYFDGEGKVRMIVCVNPKAEDYEESLQVMRFAEVTQEVEVARPIDKVICGLTPGRRYRNQPRGPVGDEPLVTDVVLQSFPPLPSCEILDINDEQTLPRLIEALEKRHLLRQIMIDEFNKQSNTFKALLQEFDNAVLSKENYMQGKLNEKEKMISGQKLEIERLEKKNKTLEYKIEILEKTTTIYEEDKRNLQQELETQNQKLQRQFSDKRRLEARLQGMVTETTMKWEKECERRVAAKQLEMQNKLWVKDEKLKQLKAIVTEPKIEKPERPSRERDREKVTLRSVSPSPVPLSSNYIAQISNGQQLMSQPQLHRRSNSCSSISVASCISEWEQKIPTCNTPLRDTSIARRRQQEPGQSKACIVSDRRRGMYWTEGREVVPTFRNELEIEEDHCCRNAPPIRLRHRRSRSAGDRWVDHKPASNVQTETVMQPHVPHAITVSVANEKALAKCEKYMLTHQELASDGEIETKLIKGDVYKTRGGGQSVQFTDIETLKQESPNGVPWLWR; this is encoded by the exons ATGAAGCCAGC GAGGGCTAAGACACCCCGGAAACCTATTGTGAAGAAAGGGTCCCAAACGAAAGACCCGGTTGGG GTATACTGTAGGGTGCGCCCGCTGAGCTTTCATGATCAAGAGTGTTGCATAGAAGTGATCAATAATGCAACTGTTCAGCTTCATACTCCTGAGGGCTATAGACTCAATCGAAATGGAGACTATAAGGAG ACTCAGTATTCATTTAAACAAGTGTTTGGCACTCACACCACCCAGAAGGAACTGTTTGATGTTGTGGCTCATCCCTTGGTCGATGACCTTATTCATGGCAAAAATG GTCTTCTTTTCACATATGGCGTGACAGGAAGTGGAAAAACTCACACAATGACCGGTTCTccaggggaaggagggctgcTTCCTCGTTGTTTAGACATGATCTTTAACAGTATAGGGTCGTTTCAAGCTAAACGATAT GTTTTTAAATCTAATGATAGGAATAGTATGGATATACAGTGTGAGGTTGATGCCTTATTAGAACGTCAGAAAAGAGAAGCTATGCCCAATCCAAAGACCCCTTCTAGCAA acgacaAGTAGATCCAGAGTTTGCAGATATGATAACTGTGAAAGAATTCTGCAAAGCAGAAGAGGTTGATGAAGACAGTGTGTATGGTGTATTTGTCtcttatattgaaatatataataattacatatatgaTCTGTTGGAAGAGGTGCCATTTGATCCCATAAAACCCAA aCCTCCACAATCTAAATTGCTTCGTGAAGATAAGAACCATAACATGTATGTTGCAGGATGTACGGAAGTAGAAGTGAAATCTACTGATGAGGCTTTTGAAGTTTTCTGGAGAG GCCAGAAAAAGAGACGTATTGCTAATACCCATTTGAATCGTGAGTCCAGCCGTTCCCATAGCGTGTTCAACATTAAATTAGTTCAGGCTCCCTTGGATGCAGATGGAGACAATGTCTTACAG gaaaaagaacaaatcacTATAAGTCAGTTGTCCTTGGTAGATCTTGCTGGAAGTGAAAGAACTAACCGGACCAGAGCAGAAGGGAACAGATTACGTGAAGCTG gtAATATTAATCAGTCACTAATGACGCTAAGAACATGTATGGATGTCCTGAGAGAGAACCAAATGTATGGGACTAACAAG ATGGTTCCATATCGAGACTCAAAGTTAACCCATCTGTTCAAGAACTACTTTGATGGGGAAGGAAAAGTGCGTATGATTGTGTGTGTGAATCCAAAGGCTGAAGATTATGAAGAAAGCTTG caaGTCATGAGATTTGCGGAAGTGACTCAGGAAGTTGAAGTAGCAAGACCTATAGACAAGGTCATATGTGGTTTAACGCCTGGGAGGCGATATAGGAACCAGCCTCGAGGTCCAGTTGGAGATG AACCATTGGTTACCGACGTGGTTTTGCAGAGTTTTCCGCCTTTGCCATCATGCGAAATTTTGGATATCAACGATGAGCAGACACTTCCAAGGCTGATTGAAGCCTTAGAGAAACGACATCTCCTACGACAAATAATGATTGATGAGTTTAACAAACAAT CTAATACTTTTAAAGCTTTGTTACAAGAATTTGACAATGCCGTCTTAAGTAAAGAAAACTACATGCAGGGGAaactaaatgaaaaggaaaagatgatCTCAGGACAGAAATTGGAAATAGAAcgactggaaaagaaaaacaaaactttagaaTATAAG ATTGAGATTTTAGAGAAAACAACTACTATCTATGAAGAAGATAAACGCAATTTGCAACAGGAACTTGAAACTCAGAACCAGAAACTTCAGCGACAGTTTTCTGACAAACGCAGATTAGAGGCCAGGTTGCAAGGCATGGTGACAGAAACGACAATGAAGTGGGAGAAAGAATGT GAGCGTAGAGTGGCAGCCAAACAGCTTGAGATGCAGAATAAACTCTGGGTCAAAGATGAAAAGCTGAAACAACTGAAGGCTATTGTTACTGAACCTAAAATTGAGAAGCCAGAGAGACCCTCTCGGGAGCGAGATCGAGAAAAAGTTACTCTAAGATCTGTTTCTCCATCACCTGTCCCT CTTTCTAGTAACTATATTGCTCAGATTTCCAACGGCCAGCAACTCATGAGCCAGCCACAGCTACATAGGCGCTCTAACTCTTGCAGCAGCATTTCTGTAGCTTCCTGTATCTCGGAATGGGAGCAGAAAATTCCTACGTGCAACACACCTCTCAGAGACACATCTATTGCAAGGCGTAGGCAGCAGGAGCCAGGACAAAGCAAAGCTTGTATCGTGTCAGACAGAAGGCGAGGGATGTACTGGACTGAAGGCAGGGAGGTGGTTCCTACATTCAGAAATGAGCTAGAAATAGAAGAGGATCATTGCTGCAGG AATGCACCACCAATTCGTCTCCGACACAGACGATCACGCTCTGCAGGAGACAGATGGGTAGATCATAAGCCTGCCTCTAACGTGCAAACTGAAACAGTCATGCAGCCACATGTCCCTCATGCCATCACAGTATCTGTTGCAAATGAAAAAGCACTAGCTAAGTGTGAGAAGTACATGCTGACCCACCAGGAACTAGCCTCCGATGGGGAGATTGAAACTAAACTAATTAAG GGTGATGTTTATAAAACAAGGGGTGGTGGCCAATCTGTTCAATTTACTGATATTGAGACTTTAAAGCAAGAATCACCAAATGG TGTTCCGTGGCTGTGGAGATGA
- the KIF23 gene encoding kinesin-like protein KIF23 isoform X7 has product MKPALSIHLNKCLALTPPRRNCLMLWLIPWSMTLFMAKMVFKSNDRNSMDIQCEVDALLERQKREAMPNPKTPSSKRQVDPEFADMITVKEFCKAEEVDEDSVYGVFVSYIEIYNNYIYDLLEEVPFDPIKPKPPQSKLLREDKNHNMYVAGCTEVEVKSTDEAFEVFWRGQKKRRIANTHLNRESSRSHSVFNIKLVQAPLDADGDNVLQEKEQITISQLSLVDLAGSERTNRTRAEGNRLREAGNINQSLMTLRTCMDVLRENQMYGTNKMVPYRDSKLTHLFKNYFDGEGKVRMIVCVNPKAEDYEESLQVMRFAEVTQEVEVARPIDKVICGLTPGRRYRNQPRGPVGDEPLVTDVVLQSFPPLPSCEILDINDEQTLPRLIEALEKRHLLRQIMIDEFNKQSNTFKALLQEFDNAVLSKENYMQGKLNEKEKMISGQKLEIERLEKKNKTLEYKIEILEKTTTIYEEDKRNLQQELETQNQKLQRQFSDKRRLEARLQGMVTETTMKWEKECERRVAAKQLEMQNKLWVKDEKLKQLKAIVTEPKIEKPERPSRERDREKVTLRSVSPSPVPLSSNYIAQISNGQQLMSQPQLHRRSNSCSSISVASCISEWEQKIPTCNTPLRDTSIARRRQQEPGQSKACIVSDRRRGMYWTEGREVVPTFRNELEIEEDHCCRNAPPIRLRHRRSRSAGDRWVDHKPASNVQTETVMQPHVPHAITVSVANEKALAKCEKYMLTHQELASDGEIETKLIKGDVYKTRGGGQSVQFTDIETLKQESPNGSRKRRSSTVAPAQPDGAESEWTDVETRCSVAVEMRAGSQLGPGYQHHAQPKRKKP; this is encoded by the exons ATGAAGCCAGC ACTCAGTATTCATTTAAACAAGTGTTTGGCACTCACACCACCCAGAAGGAACTGTTTGATGTTGTGGCTCATCCCTTGGTCGATGACCTTATTCATGGCAAAAATG GTTTTTAAATCTAATGATAGGAATAGTATGGATATACAGTGTGAGGTTGATGCCTTATTAGAACGTCAGAAAAGAGAAGCTATGCCCAATCCAAAGACCCCTTCTAGCAA acgacaAGTAGATCCAGAGTTTGCAGATATGATAACTGTGAAAGAATTCTGCAAAGCAGAAGAGGTTGATGAAGACAGTGTGTATGGTGTATTTGTCtcttatattgaaatatataataattacatatatgaTCTGTTGGAAGAGGTGCCATTTGATCCCATAAAACCCAA aCCTCCACAATCTAAATTGCTTCGTGAAGATAAGAACCATAACATGTATGTTGCAGGATGTACGGAAGTAGAAGTGAAATCTACTGATGAGGCTTTTGAAGTTTTCTGGAGAG GCCAGAAAAAGAGACGTATTGCTAATACCCATTTGAATCGTGAGTCCAGCCGTTCCCATAGCGTGTTCAACATTAAATTAGTTCAGGCTCCCTTGGATGCAGATGGAGACAATGTCTTACAG gaaaaagaacaaatcacTATAAGTCAGTTGTCCTTGGTAGATCTTGCTGGAAGTGAAAGAACTAACCGGACCAGAGCAGAAGGGAACAGATTACGTGAAGCTG gtAATATTAATCAGTCACTAATGACGCTAAGAACATGTATGGATGTCCTGAGAGAGAACCAAATGTATGGGACTAACAAG ATGGTTCCATATCGAGACTCAAAGTTAACCCATCTGTTCAAGAACTACTTTGATGGGGAAGGAAAAGTGCGTATGATTGTGTGTGTGAATCCAAAGGCTGAAGATTATGAAGAAAGCTTG caaGTCATGAGATTTGCGGAAGTGACTCAGGAAGTTGAAGTAGCAAGACCTATAGACAAGGTCATATGTGGTTTAACGCCTGGGAGGCGATATAGGAACCAGCCTCGAGGTCCAGTTGGAGATG AACCATTGGTTACCGACGTGGTTTTGCAGAGTTTTCCGCCTTTGCCATCATGCGAAATTTTGGATATCAACGATGAGCAGACACTTCCAAGGCTGATTGAAGCCTTAGAGAAACGACATCTCCTACGACAAATAATGATTGATGAGTTTAACAAACAAT CTAATACTTTTAAAGCTTTGTTACAAGAATTTGACAATGCCGTCTTAAGTAAAGAAAACTACATGCAGGGGAaactaaatgaaaaggaaaagatgatCTCAGGACAGAAATTGGAAATAGAAcgactggaaaagaaaaacaaaactttagaaTATAAG ATTGAGATTTTAGAGAAAACAACTACTATCTATGAAGAAGATAAACGCAATTTGCAACAGGAACTTGAAACTCAGAACCAGAAACTTCAGCGACAGTTTTCTGACAAACGCAGATTAGAGGCCAGGTTGCAAGGCATGGTGACAGAAACGACAATGAAGTGGGAGAAAGAATGT GAGCGTAGAGTGGCAGCCAAACAGCTTGAGATGCAGAATAAACTCTGGGTCAAAGATGAAAAGCTGAAACAACTGAAGGCTATTGTTACTGAACCTAAAATTGAGAAGCCAGAGAGACCCTCTCGGGAGCGAGATCGAGAAAAAGTTACTCTAAGATCTGTTTCTCCATCACCTGTCCCT CTTTCTAGTAACTATATTGCTCAGATTTCCAACGGCCAGCAACTCATGAGCCAGCCACAGCTACATAGGCGCTCTAACTCTTGCAGCAGCATTTCTGTAGCTTCCTGTATCTCGGAATGGGAGCAGAAAATTCCTACGTGCAACACACCTCTCAGAGACACATCTATTGCAAGGCGTAGGCAGCAGGAGCCAGGACAAAGCAAAGCTTGTATCGTGTCAGACAGAAGGCGAGGGATGTACTGGACTGAAGGCAGGGAGGTGGTTCCTACATTCAGAAATGAGCTAGAAATAGAAGAGGATCATTGCTGCAGG AATGCACCACCAATTCGTCTCCGACACAGACGATCACGCTCTGCAGGAGACAGATGGGTAGATCATAAGCCTGCCTCTAACGTGCAAACTGAAACAGTCATGCAGCCACATGTCCCTCATGCCATCACAGTATCTGTTGCAAATGAAAAAGCACTAGCTAAGTGTGAGAAGTACATGCTGACCCACCAGGAACTAGCCTCCGATGGGGAGATTGAAACTAAACTAATTAAG GGTGATGTTTATAAAACAAGGGGTGGTGGCCAATCTGTTCAATTTACTGATATTGAGACTTTAAAGCAAGAATCACCAAATGG TAGTCGGAAACGAAGATCTTCCACAGTAGCACCTGCCCAACCAGATGGTGCAGAGTCTGAATGGACCGATGTAGAAACAAGG TGTTCCGTGGCTGTGGAGATGAGAGCAGGATCCCAGCTGGGACCTGGATATCAGCATCATGCACAACCCAA GCGCAAGAAGCCATGA
- the KIF23 gene encoding kinesin-like protein KIF23 isoform X2, with protein sequence MRLARAHLSSQRRRRLRRAPRLSRPVPVPTACPSVPPASPASRPARAFGRLGACYHEASTQYSFKQVFGTHTTQKELFDVVAHPLVDDLIHGKNGLLFTYGVTGSGKTHTMTGSPGEGGLLPRCLDMIFNSIGSFQAKRYVFKSNDRNSMDIQCEVDALLERQKREAMPNPKTPSSKRQVDPEFADMITVKEFCKAEEVDEDSVYGVFVSYIEIYNNYIYDLLEEVPFDPIKPKPPQSKLLREDKNHNMYVAGCTEVEVKSTDEAFEVFWRGQKKRRIANTHLNRESSRSHSVFNIKLVQAPLDADGDNVLQEKEQITISQLSLVDLAGSERTNRTRAEGNRLREAGNINQSLMTLRTCMDVLRENQMYGTNKMVPYRDSKLTHLFKNYFDGEGKVRMIVCVNPKAEDYEESLQVMRFAEVTQEVEVARPIDKVICGLTPGRRYRNQPRGPVGDEPLVTDVVLQSFPPLPSCEILDINDEQTLPRLIEALEKRHLLRQIMIDEFNKQSNTFKALLQEFDNAVLSKENYMQGKLNEKEKMISGQKLEIERLEKKNKTLEYKIEILEKTTTIYEEDKRNLQQELETQNQKLQRQFSDKRRLEARLQGMVTETTMKWEKECERRVAAKQLEMQNKLWVKDEKLKQLKAIVTEPKIEKPERPSRERDREKVTLRSVSPSPVPLSSNYIAQISNGQQLMSQPQLHRRSNSCSSISVASCISEWEQKIPTCNTPLRDTSIARRRQQEPGQSKACIVSDRRRGMYWTEGREVVPTFRNELEIEEDHCCRNAPPIRLRHRRSRSAGDRWVDHKPASNVQTETVMQPHVPHAITVSVANEKALAKCEKYMLTHQELASDGEIETKLIKGDVYKTRGGGQSVQFTDIETLKQESPNGSRKRRSSTVAPAQPDGAESEWTDVETRCSVAVEMRAGSQLGPGYQHHAQPKRKKP encoded by the exons ATGCGCCTGGCGCGAGCTCACCTGAGCTCTCAGCGTCGCCGCCGGCTTCGGAGAGCACCGCGCCTTAGCCGGCCAGTCCCAGTTCCCACGGCCTGTCCCAGTGTCCCTCCGGCTTCTCCGGCTTCCCGTCCCGCGCGCGCGTTTGGGCGGCTTGGAGCTTGCTACCATGAAGCCAGC ACTCAGTATTCATTTAAACAAGTGTTTGGCACTCACACCACCCAGAAGGAACTGTTTGATGTTGTGGCTCATCCCTTGGTCGATGACCTTATTCATGGCAAAAATG GTCTTCTTTTCACATATGGCGTGACAGGAAGTGGAAAAACTCACACAATGACCGGTTCTccaggggaaggagggctgcTTCCTCGTTGTTTAGACATGATCTTTAACAGTATAGGGTCGTTTCAAGCTAAACGATAT GTTTTTAAATCTAATGATAGGAATAGTATGGATATACAGTGTGAGGTTGATGCCTTATTAGAACGTCAGAAAAGAGAAGCTATGCCCAATCCAAAGACCCCTTCTAGCAA acgacaAGTAGATCCAGAGTTTGCAGATATGATAACTGTGAAAGAATTCTGCAAAGCAGAAGAGGTTGATGAAGACAGTGTGTATGGTGTATTTGTCtcttatattgaaatatataataattacatatatgaTCTGTTGGAAGAGGTGCCATTTGATCCCATAAAACCCAA aCCTCCACAATCTAAATTGCTTCGTGAAGATAAGAACCATAACATGTATGTTGCAGGATGTACGGAAGTAGAAGTGAAATCTACTGATGAGGCTTTTGAAGTTTTCTGGAGAG GCCAGAAAAAGAGACGTATTGCTAATACCCATTTGAATCGTGAGTCCAGCCGTTCCCATAGCGTGTTCAACATTAAATTAGTTCAGGCTCCCTTGGATGCAGATGGAGACAATGTCTTACAG gaaaaagaacaaatcacTATAAGTCAGTTGTCCTTGGTAGATCTTGCTGGAAGTGAAAGAACTAACCGGACCAGAGCAGAAGGGAACAGATTACGTGAAGCTG gtAATATTAATCAGTCACTAATGACGCTAAGAACATGTATGGATGTCCTGAGAGAGAACCAAATGTATGGGACTAACAAG ATGGTTCCATATCGAGACTCAAAGTTAACCCATCTGTTCAAGAACTACTTTGATGGGGAAGGAAAAGTGCGTATGATTGTGTGTGTGAATCCAAAGGCTGAAGATTATGAAGAAAGCTTG caaGTCATGAGATTTGCGGAAGTGACTCAGGAAGTTGAAGTAGCAAGACCTATAGACAAGGTCATATGTGGTTTAACGCCTGGGAGGCGATATAGGAACCAGCCTCGAGGTCCAGTTGGAGATG AACCATTGGTTACCGACGTGGTTTTGCAGAGTTTTCCGCCTTTGCCATCATGCGAAATTTTGGATATCAACGATGAGCAGACACTTCCAAGGCTGATTGAAGCCTTAGAGAAACGACATCTCCTACGACAAATAATGATTGATGAGTTTAACAAACAAT CTAATACTTTTAAAGCTTTGTTACAAGAATTTGACAATGCCGTCTTAAGTAAAGAAAACTACATGCAGGGGAaactaaatgaaaaggaaaagatgatCTCAGGACAGAAATTGGAAATAGAAcgactggaaaagaaaaacaaaactttagaaTATAAG ATTGAGATTTTAGAGAAAACAACTACTATCTATGAAGAAGATAAACGCAATTTGCAACAGGAACTTGAAACTCAGAACCAGAAACTTCAGCGACAGTTTTCTGACAAACGCAGATTAGAGGCCAGGTTGCAAGGCATGGTGACAGAAACGACAATGAAGTGGGAGAAAGAATGT GAGCGTAGAGTGGCAGCCAAACAGCTTGAGATGCAGAATAAACTCTGGGTCAAAGATGAAAAGCTGAAACAACTGAAGGCTATTGTTACTGAACCTAAAATTGAGAAGCCAGAGAGACCCTCTCGGGAGCGAGATCGAGAAAAAGTTACTCTAAGATCTGTTTCTCCATCACCTGTCCCT CTTTCTAGTAACTATATTGCTCAGATTTCCAACGGCCAGCAACTCATGAGCCAGCCACAGCTACATAGGCGCTCTAACTCTTGCAGCAGCATTTCTGTAGCTTCCTGTATCTCGGAATGGGAGCAGAAAATTCCTACGTGCAACACACCTCTCAGAGACACATCTATTGCAAGGCGTAGGCAGCAGGAGCCAGGACAAAGCAAAGCTTGTATCGTGTCAGACAGAAGGCGAGGGATGTACTGGACTGAAGGCAGGGAGGTGGTTCCTACATTCAGAAATGAGCTAGAAATAGAAGAGGATCATTGCTGCAGG AATGCACCACCAATTCGTCTCCGACACAGACGATCACGCTCTGCAGGAGACAGATGGGTAGATCATAAGCCTGCCTCTAACGTGCAAACTGAAACAGTCATGCAGCCACATGTCCCTCATGCCATCACAGTATCTGTTGCAAATGAAAAAGCACTAGCTAAGTGTGAGAAGTACATGCTGACCCACCAGGAACTAGCCTCCGATGGGGAGATTGAAACTAAACTAATTAAG GGTGATGTTTATAAAACAAGGGGTGGTGGCCAATCTGTTCAATTTACTGATATTGAGACTTTAAAGCAAGAATCACCAAATGG TAGTCGGAAACGAAGATCTTCCACAGTAGCACCTGCCCAACCAGATGGTGCAGAGTCTGAATGGACCGATGTAGAAACAAGG TGTTCCGTGGCTGTGGAGATGAGAGCAGGATCCCAGCTGGGACCTGGATATCAGCATCATGCACAACCCAA GCGCAAGAAGCCATGA
- the KIF23 gene encoding kinesin-like protein KIF23 isoform X1 — protein MKPARAKTPRKPIVKKGSQTKDPVGVYCRVRPLSFHDQECCIEVINNATVQLHTPEGYRLNRNGDYKETQYSFKQVFGTHTTQKELFDVVAHPLVDDLIHGKNGLLFTYGVTGSGKTHTMTGSPGEGGLLPRCLDMIFNSIGSFQAKRYVFKSNDRNSMDIQCEVDALLERQKREAMPNPKTPSSKRQVDPEFADMITVKEFCKAEEVDEDSVYGVFVSYIEIYNNYIYDLLEEVPFDPIKPKPPQSKLLREDKNHNMYVAGCTEVEVKSTDEAFEVFWRGQKKRRIANTHLNRESSRSHSVFNIKLVQAPLDADGDNVLQEKEQITISQLSLVDLAGSERTNRTRAEGNRLREAGNINQSLMTLRTCMDVLRENQMYGTNKMVPYRDSKLTHLFKNYFDGEGKVRMIVCVNPKAEDYEESLQVMRFAEVTQEVEVARPIDKVICGLTPGRRYRNQPRGPVGDEPLVTDVVLQSFPPLPSCEILDINDEQTLPRLIEALEKRHLLRQIMIDEFNKQSNTFKALLQEFDNAVLSKENYMQGKLNEKEKMISGQKLEIERLEKKNKTLEYKIEILEKTTTIYEEDKRNLQQELETQNQKLQRQFSDKRRLEARLQGMVTETTMKWEKECERRVAAKQLEMQNKLWVKDEKLKQLKAIVTEPKIEKPERPSRERDREKVTLRSVSPSPVPLSSNYIAQISNGQQLMSQPQLHRRSNSCSSISVASCISEWEQKIPTCNTPLRDTSIARRRQQEPGQSKACIVSDRRRGMYWTEGREVVPTFRNELEIEEDHCCRNAPPIRLRHRRSRSAGDRWVDHKPASNVQTETVMQPHVPHAITVSVANEKALAKCEKYMLTHQELASDGEIETKLIKGDVYKTRGGGQSVQFTDIETLKQESPNGSRKRRSSTVAPAQPDGAESEWTDVETRCSVAVEMRAGSQLGPGYQHHAQPKRKKP, from the exons ATGAAGCCAGC GAGGGCTAAGACACCCCGGAAACCTATTGTGAAGAAAGGGTCCCAAACGAAAGACCCGGTTGGG GTATACTGTAGGGTGCGCCCGCTGAGCTTTCATGATCAAGAGTGTTGCATAGAAGTGATCAATAATGCAACTGTTCAGCTTCATACTCCTGAGGGCTATAGACTCAATCGAAATGGAGACTATAAGGAG ACTCAGTATTCATTTAAACAAGTGTTTGGCACTCACACCACCCAGAAGGAACTGTTTGATGTTGTGGCTCATCCCTTGGTCGATGACCTTATTCATGGCAAAAATG GTCTTCTTTTCACATATGGCGTGACAGGAAGTGGAAAAACTCACACAATGACCGGTTCTccaggggaaggagggctgcTTCCTCGTTGTTTAGACATGATCTTTAACAGTATAGGGTCGTTTCAAGCTAAACGATAT GTTTTTAAATCTAATGATAGGAATAGTATGGATATACAGTGTGAGGTTGATGCCTTATTAGAACGTCAGAAAAGAGAAGCTATGCCCAATCCAAAGACCCCTTCTAGCAA acgacaAGTAGATCCAGAGTTTGCAGATATGATAACTGTGAAAGAATTCTGCAAAGCAGAAGAGGTTGATGAAGACAGTGTGTATGGTGTATTTGTCtcttatattgaaatatataataattacatatatgaTCTGTTGGAAGAGGTGCCATTTGATCCCATAAAACCCAA aCCTCCACAATCTAAATTGCTTCGTGAAGATAAGAACCATAACATGTATGTTGCAGGATGTACGGAAGTAGAAGTGAAATCTACTGATGAGGCTTTTGAAGTTTTCTGGAGAG GCCAGAAAAAGAGACGTATTGCTAATACCCATTTGAATCGTGAGTCCAGCCGTTCCCATAGCGTGTTCAACATTAAATTAGTTCAGGCTCCCTTGGATGCAGATGGAGACAATGTCTTACAG gaaaaagaacaaatcacTATAAGTCAGTTGTCCTTGGTAGATCTTGCTGGAAGTGAAAGAACTAACCGGACCAGAGCAGAAGGGAACAGATTACGTGAAGCTG gtAATATTAATCAGTCACTAATGACGCTAAGAACATGTATGGATGTCCTGAGAGAGAACCAAATGTATGGGACTAACAAG ATGGTTCCATATCGAGACTCAAAGTTAACCCATCTGTTCAAGAACTACTTTGATGGGGAAGGAAAAGTGCGTATGATTGTGTGTGTGAATCCAAAGGCTGAAGATTATGAAGAAAGCTTG caaGTCATGAGATTTGCGGAAGTGACTCAGGAAGTTGAAGTAGCAAGACCTATAGACAAGGTCATATGTGGTTTAACGCCTGGGAGGCGATATAGGAACCAGCCTCGAGGTCCAGTTGGAGATG AACCATTGGTTACCGACGTGGTTTTGCAGAGTTTTCCGCCTTTGCCATCATGCGAAATTTTGGATATCAACGATGAGCAGACACTTCCAAGGCTGATTGAAGCCTTAGAGAAACGACATCTCCTACGACAAATAATGATTGATGAGTTTAACAAACAAT CTAATACTTTTAAAGCTTTGTTACAAGAATTTGACAATGCCGTCTTAAGTAAAGAAAACTACATGCAGGGGAaactaaatgaaaaggaaaagatgatCTCAGGACAGAAATTGGAAATAGAAcgactggaaaagaaaaacaaaactttagaaTATAAG ATTGAGATTTTAGAGAAAACAACTACTATCTATGAAGAAGATAAACGCAATTTGCAACAGGAACTTGAAACTCAGAACCAGAAACTTCAGCGACAGTTTTCTGACAAACGCAGATTAGAGGCCAGGTTGCAAGGCATGGTGACAGAAACGACAATGAAGTGGGAGAAAGAATGT GAGCGTAGAGTGGCAGCCAAACAGCTTGAGATGCAGAATAAACTCTGGGTCAAAGATGAAAAGCTGAAACAACTGAAGGCTATTGTTACTGAACCTAAAATTGAGAAGCCAGAGAGACCCTCTCGGGAGCGAGATCGAGAAAAAGTTACTCTAAGATCTGTTTCTCCATCACCTGTCCCT CTTTCTAGTAACTATATTGCTCAGATTTCCAACGGCCAGCAACTCATGAGCCAGCCACAGCTACATAGGCGCTCTAACTCTTGCAGCAGCATTTCTGTAGCTTCCTGTATCTCGGAATGGGAGCAGAAAATTCCTACGTGCAACACACCTCTCAGAGACACATCTATTGCAAGGCGTAGGCAGCAGGAGCCAGGACAAAGCAAAGCTTGTATCGTGTCAGACAGAAGGCGAGGGATGTACTGGACTGAAGGCAGGGAGGTGGTTCCTACATTCAGAAATGAGCTAGAAATAGAAGAGGATCATTGCTGCAGG AATGCACCACCAATTCGTCTCCGACACAGACGATCACGCTCTGCAGGAGACAGATGGGTAGATCATAAGCCTGCCTCTAACGTGCAAACTGAAACAGTCATGCAGCCACATGTCCCTCATGCCATCACAGTATCTGTTGCAAATGAAAAAGCACTAGCTAAGTGTGAGAAGTACATGCTGACCCACCAGGAACTAGCCTCCGATGGGGAGATTGAAACTAAACTAATTAAG GGTGATGTTTATAAAACAAGGGGTGGTGGCCAATCTGTTCAATTTACTGATATTGAGACTTTAAAGCAAGAATCACCAAATGG TAGTCGGAAACGAAGATCTTCCACAGTAGCACCTGCCCAACCAGATGGTGCAGAGTCTGAATGGACCGATGTAGAAACAAGG TGTTCCGTGGCTGTGGAGATGAGAGCAGGATCCCAGCTGGGACCTGGATATCAGCATCATGCACAACCCAA GCGCAAGAAGCCATGA